The following proteins come from a genomic window of Micromonospora zamorensis:
- a CDS encoding ArsR/SmtB family transcription factor, with protein MTEASPDSRRMTISDPQVMRAMAHPARIAIMEYLSSRESGGTATECAEIVGLSPSATSYHLRALAKFGLVEQAPSRGDARERLWRVPSVSVWVEAGRDAGPEARAAEQALVEAHAVRAMERTRDWLRRAGDEPAEWYDAALFNDTLLLLTAEELAEVNQAVMTMLQPYRARLRQADPPAGARMVAVQYRAVPLA; from the coding sequence ATGACCGAGGCCAGCCCCGATTCGCGTCGGATGACGATCAGTGACCCGCAGGTGATGCGGGCGATGGCTCACCCGGCCCGGATCGCGATCATGGAATACCTGAGTAGCCGGGAGAGCGGTGGGACCGCCACCGAGTGCGCGGAGATCGTCGGTCTGTCGCCGAGCGCGACCAGTTATCACCTGCGCGCGCTGGCGAAGTTCGGCCTGGTCGAGCAGGCGCCGAGTCGCGGGGACGCGCGCGAGCGGCTGTGGCGAGTGCCGAGTGTGAGTGTGTGGGTCGAGGCGGGTCGCGATGCCGGGCCCGAGGCGCGCGCGGCCGAGCAGGCGCTGGTGGAGGCGCATGCCGTTCGGGCCATGGAGCGGACCCGGGACTGGCTGCGGCGCGCCGGGGACGAGCCCGCCGAGTGGTACGACGCCGCGCTTTTCAACGACACATTGCTGCTGCTCACCGCTGAGGAGTTGGCCGAGGTGAACCAGGCGGTCATGACCATGCTGCAGCCGTACCGGGCTCGCCTGCGCCAGGCCGATCCTCCGGCGGGGGCCCGCATGGTCGCCGTGCAGTACCGGGCTGTGCCGCTGGCCTGA
- the paaA gene encoding 1,2-phenylacetyl-CoA epoxidase subunit PaaA, translating into MYGNDFSAPNGTPDDAPGSGLLGEVEAAEAELRAAAARGRRGGPAPDEDLAAYFAEVVDAEQKIEPRDWMPDAYRRTLIRQIAQHAHSEIIGMQPEGNWISRAPSLKRKAILLAKVQDEAGHGLYLYAAAETLGISRDELVRLLLDGRQKYSSIFNYPTLSWADVGAIGWLVDGAAIVNQVPLCRCSYGPYARAMIRVCKEESFHQRQGYEILHTLAHGTPGQQAMAQDAVDRWWYPSLAMFGPPDGDSTHSGQSMAWKIKRFSNDDLRQRFVDMCVQQAEILGLRIPDPDLRWNEERQAHDYTQPDYDELMRVISGDGPCNRERIAHRRAAHADGAWVREAATAYAAKRAEQREKVAA; encoded by the coding sequence ATGTATGGCAACGACTTCTCCGCACCGAACGGCACCCCGGACGACGCCCCCGGTAGCGGCCTGCTGGGTGAGGTCGAGGCCGCCGAGGCCGAGCTTCGCGCGGCGGCAGCGCGCGGACGGCGTGGCGGCCCAGCCCCGGACGAGGACCTGGCCGCGTACTTCGCCGAGGTCGTCGACGCCGAGCAGAAGATCGAGCCACGCGACTGGATGCCCGACGCGTACCGCCGGACGCTGATCCGGCAGATCGCGCAGCACGCTCACTCCGAGATCATCGGCATGCAGCCGGAGGGCAACTGGATCAGCCGGGCGCCGTCACTCAAGCGCAAGGCGATCCTGCTGGCCAAGGTGCAGGACGAGGCGGGCCACGGCCTCTACCTCTACGCCGCCGCCGAGACCCTCGGCATCAGCCGCGACGAGCTGGTCCGGCTGCTGCTCGACGGACGACAGAAATACAGCTCGATCTTCAACTACCCCACCCTGAGCTGGGCCGACGTGGGCGCGATCGGTTGGCTGGTGGACGGCGCGGCGATCGTCAACCAGGTGCCGCTGTGCCGCTGCTCCTACGGCCCGTACGCCCGGGCGATGATCCGGGTCTGCAAGGAGGAGTCGTTCCACCAGCGGCAGGGCTACGAGATCCTGCACACCCTGGCGCACGGCACCCCGGGGCAGCAGGCGATGGCTCAGGACGCGGTGGACCGCTGGTGGTACCCGTCGCTGGCCATGTTCGGCCCGCCGGACGGCGACTCCACGCACTCCGGTCAGTCGATGGCCTGGAAGATCAAGCGCTTCTCGAACGACGACCTGCGGCAGCGTTTCGTCGACATGTGCGTCCAGCAGGCCGAGATCCTCGGGCTGCGCATCCCCGATCCGGACCTGCGCTGGAACGAGGAACGGCAGGCTCACGACTACACCCAGCCGGACTACGACGAGCTGATGCGGGTCATCTCCGGCGACGGGCCGTGCAACCGGGAACGGATCGCCCACCGCCGGGCCGCACACGCCGACGGCGCATGGGTACGGGAGGCCGCCACGGCGTACGCCGCGAAGCGGGCAGAACAGCGGGAGAAGGTAGCGGCATGA
- a CDS encoding HelD family protein — protein MPALDLDTHLDTDLAAERTHLANSRAALRRMRERAEALFSTGDQVAGDAYAAETLGRTLARRVAELADDPTTPLFFGRLDFTGTTDHETTDNATADDATPSSGSGDHEGRRYHVGRRHVTDELGEPLVLDWRAPVSRSFYRASARDPQGVAVRRRFGFSNGVLTSFEDERLDRGEELGTTSRILTSEIERPRVGPMRDIVATIQPEQDELVRADLADSICVQGAPGTGKTAVGLHRAAYLLYLHRERLRRAGVLIVGPNRAFLSYIAAVLPALGEVEVEQATVEELISRVPVRAVEAPTVATLKHDVRMASVLQRAVQAQIDTPTESITVSDGSFRWRIGLEPLHRIVEETRREGLPYGTGRERVRARVVSLLQRQAEARRAESPGDAWLRRMSRCRPVVDFLDAVWPALTPEGLVHSLLSDPDQLAAAADGLLSDEEQALLVWAKPARTPKATRWTAADAVLIDEATGLLERPSGFGHVVVDEAQDLSPMQCRAIARRSEHGSITLLGDLAQGTAPWAATDWKESLAHLGKPDAVVVPLTIGFRVPAAVVAFANLLLPALAVDVPPAESLRHDGGLDVRTVTDLTSATVAEVRSALAHDGSVGVIAADDAVDGLRAALADAGVATATADDVAAAERVTLVPATLVKGLEYDHVVVVEPAAIVAAEPRGLHRLYVVLTRAVSRLAVLHHEPLPAPLVGGSAG, from the coding sequence ATGCCCGCACTTGACCTCGACACCCACCTCGACACGGATCTGGCCGCCGAACGCACGCACCTTGCAAACTCGCGGGCAGCGCTACGCCGGATGCGGGAGCGGGCCGAAGCCCTCTTCTCGACCGGTGACCAGGTTGCCGGCGACGCCTACGCGGCCGAGACGCTGGGTCGCACCCTGGCCCGCCGGGTGGCCGAGCTGGCGGACGACCCGACCACGCCGCTCTTCTTCGGTCGCCTCGACTTCACCGGAACCACGGACCACGAAACCACGGACAACGCGACCGCTGACGACGCGACCCCCAGCAGCGGCAGCGGTGATCATGAAGGCCGGCGGTACCACGTGGGGCGGCGGCACGTCACTGACGAGCTTGGCGAGCCGTTGGTGCTGGACTGGCGGGCACCGGTCTCCCGGTCGTTCTACCGGGCCAGCGCGCGGGATCCGCAGGGGGTGGCCGTCCGGCGGCGGTTCGGGTTCAGCAACGGCGTGCTGACCAGCTTCGAGGATGAGCGGTTGGATCGGGGCGAGGAACTCGGTACGACCAGCCGGATCCTCACCTCCGAGATCGAACGACCACGCGTCGGGCCGATGCGGGACATCGTCGCGACCATTCAGCCGGAGCAGGACGAGCTGGTCCGGGCCGACCTGGCCGACTCGATCTGTGTGCAGGGAGCACCGGGGACCGGCAAGACGGCTGTCGGCCTGCACCGGGCCGCGTACCTGCTGTACCTGCATCGGGAGCGTCTGCGACGGGCCGGTGTGCTGATCGTCGGACCCAACCGGGCGTTCCTGTCGTACATCGCGGCAGTGCTTCCGGCGCTCGGCGAGGTCGAGGTCGAGCAGGCCACGGTGGAGGAGTTGATCTCCCGGGTGCCGGTTCGGGCGGTCGAGGCGCCGACGGTCGCCACGCTCAAGCACGACGTACGCATGGCGAGCGTGCTGCAACGCGCGGTGCAGGCACAGATCGACACGCCCACCGAGTCGATCACCGTGTCGGACGGTTCGTTCCGGTGGCGGATCGGGCTGGAGCCGTTGCACCGGATCGTCGAGGAGACCCGTCGGGAAGGTCTGCCGTACGGCACCGGCCGGGAGCGCGTCCGGGCGCGGGTGGTGAGCCTGCTGCAACGGCAGGCCGAGGCCCGCCGGGCCGAGTCGCCCGGTGATGCCTGGCTGCGTCGGATGAGCCGCTGCCGCCCGGTGGTCGACTTCCTGGACGCGGTCTGGCCGGCACTCACGCCGGAAGGGCTGGTGCACAGCCTGCTCTCCGACCCGGATCAGCTGGCCGCGGCGGCGGACGGCCTGCTCAGCGACGAGGAGCAGGCGTTGCTCGTCTGGGCGAAGCCGGCTCGCACCCCCAAGGCGACCCGCTGGACCGCCGCCGACGCGGTGCTGATCGACGAGGCGACCGGGCTGCTGGAACGACCCTCCGGGTTCGGGCACGTGGTGGTGGACGAGGCGCAGGACCTCTCCCCGATGCAGTGTCGGGCCATCGCCCGGCGCAGCGAGCACGGCTCGATCACCCTCCTCGGTGACCTGGCCCAGGGCACCGCGCCGTGGGCGGCCACGGACTGGAAGGAGTCCCTCGCCCACCTGGGCAAGCCGGACGCCGTGGTGGTCCCGCTGACGATCGGTTTCCGGGTGCCAGCCGCGGTGGTCGCGTTCGCGAACCTGCTCCTTCCGGCGCTCGCTGTGGACGTACCGCCGGCCGAGTCGCTGCGGCACGACGGCGGCCTGGACGTGCGTACGGTGACCGATTTGACCTCGGCGACGGTGGCGGAGGTGCGCTCGGCGCTCGCGCACGACGGCTCGGTTGGTGTGATCGCCGCGGACGACGCGGTCGACGGGTTGCGCGCCGCACTGGCCGATGCCGGTGTCGCGACCGCGACCGCCGACGACGTGGCGGCCGCGGAGCGGGTCACCCTGGTGCCCGCGACGCTGGTCAAGGGCCTGGAGTACGACCATGTGGTGGTGGTCGAGCCGGCCGCGATCGTCGCGGCCGAACCGCGTGGGCTGCACCGGTTGTACGTGGTGCTCACCCGAGCGGTGTCCCGGCTGGCGGTGCTGCACCACGAGCCGCTGCCCGCGCCGCTCGTCGGCGGGTCAGCCGGCTGA
- a CDS encoding MFS transporter: protein MSFTTEPSRWSDVWLAATARGTTICGDFLAATALALALQGSGAGGLAVSGLLLAATLPLVVLAPLTGRLADRVDSRTLLVTVGLAQAVICTLLAVAEHPVLVVGLVALLACGLAVTQPCLAALLPAMVRPADLPRASAISQNAVSLGALGGPVLAGLLVGQFGTRVPLLLDAVTYLALVVAGLLLRTRRGGRRPATAAAGPAGGGSPANQADPSGTGMGWRLRRDPLMLVMVASTAVVIAAIGGINVIEVFFIRETLHGSATTYGLVGAAWMAGMLPGSWIAARLARRFDHDGALIRGVLVTLAMCSLLVLIAATVPTAALLVPLWLVAGAANGGENVFANLLTSRRVPEAMRGRAYASYGAAVQGGSMAGYLIGGALLTVVPPRPLIAAAGAAGLVVVLAFVPVVARAVRRPVPDEALRHPQAAGTDAGLATSGRPAEPEPEAGDTVGSWLSASHARGSGTSSS, encoded by the coding sequence ATGTCCTTCACAACTGAGCCGTCGCGCTGGTCGGACGTCTGGCTCGCCGCCACCGCCCGTGGCACCACGATCTGCGGCGACTTCCTGGCCGCCACCGCGCTCGCGCTGGCGCTCCAGGGCTCCGGCGCCGGAGGGCTTGCCGTGTCGGGGCTGCTGCTCGCGGCCACCCTGCCCCTGGTGGTGCTCGCCCCGCTCACCGGACGGCTCGCCGACCGGGTGGACAGCCGCACACTGCTGGTCACCGTCGGGCTGGCGCAGGCTGTCATCTGTACGCTGCTCGCCGTCGCCGAGCACCCGGTCCTGGTCGTGGGCCTCGTCGCCCTGCTCGCCTGCGGGCTCGCGGTGACCCAGCCCTGCCTGGCGGCGCTGCTGCCGGCGATGGTCCGCCCGGCCGACCTGCCCCGGGCCAGCGCGATCAGTCAGAACGCCGTCTCCCTCGGCGCGCTCGGCGGGCCGGTGCTGGCCGGCCTGCTGGTGGGGCAGTTCGGCACTCGCGTACCCCTGCTTCTCGATGCTGTGACCTACCTGGCGCTGGTGGTCGCGGGCCTGCTCCTGCGGACCCGGCGGGGCGGCCGGCGGCCCGCCACCGCCGCGGCCGGGCCGGCGGGCGGGGGAAGCCCCGCGAACCAGGCCGACCCGAGCGGTACGGGGATGGGCTGGCGGCTGCGCCGTGACCCGCTGATGCTGGTCATGGTGGCCAGCACCGCGGTGGTGATCGCGGCGATCGGCGGCATCAACGTGATCGAGGTCTTCTTCATCCGGGAGACGCTGCACGGTTCGGCGACCACGTACGGCCTGGTAGGAGCGGCATGGATGGCCGGCATGCTGCCCGGCAGCTGGATTGCCGCCCGACTCGCCCGCCGGTTCGACCACGACGGGGCGCTCATCCGTGGGGTGCTGGTGACGCTGGCCATGTGCAGCCTGCTGGTGCTGATCGCCGCGACGGTGCCGACGGCCGCCCTGCTCGTGCCGCTCTGGCTGGTGGCCGGCGCGGCGAACGGCGGCGAGAACGTCTTCGCCAACCTGCTCACCAGTCGCCGGGTGCCGGAGGCGATGCGCGGCCGGGCGTACGCCAGCTACGGCGCTGCGGTGCAGGGTGGCTCGATGGCCGGCTATCTGATCGGCGGGGCGCTGCTCACGGTCGTCCCGCCCCGACCACTGATCGCCGCAGCGGGCGCGGCCGGGCTCGTGGTGGTGTTGGCGTTCGTGCCGGTCGTCGCCCGGGCGGTACGACGGCCGGTGCCGGACGAGGCCCTCCGACATCCCCAGGCCGCTGGCACGGATGCGGGGTTGGCCACTTCGGGCCGGCCCGCCGAGCCGGAGCCGGAGGCCGGGGATACGGTCGGGTCATGGCTGAGCGCATCGCACGCCCGCGGGTCGGGCACATCCAGTTCCTGA
- a CDS encoding HNH endonuclease signature motif containing protein, with product MLRALAQAGGAVDDCAGTSLWALSDDDLLACLDATHVLAQRLAAVQLGLVREVDSRGLAVAQGASSTSVWLRERLRLSSRSARQLVQLAAAVDAAPQAVRDALLSGAMTVEQGRVVAETIAALPPEAGPEVADKATQLLVSWADRFDPTILSRLGERVLTHVAPDLADQAELAALEKATERAVARRHVTLSEQQDGQVRLSGNLDTETASLLREAIDRLCAPAGEHDDRSPGQRRADALGEVCRLALRTGQLPDNGGDRPQLVVTVSLDELVNGVRAGTLETGTPLTPGAIRRLACDAGVLPAVLGGDSQVLDVGRQRRLFNGPLRRALVLRDGGCAFPGCDRPSRWCDGHHVRHWADGGATALGNAVLLCGHHHRLIHRGDWLVRIAPDSRPEFLPPSWLDPLRAPRRNLYHRRC from the coding sequence ATGTTGAGGGCGTTGGCGCAGGCGGGCGGTGCCGTCGACGACTGTGCCGGCACCTCGCTGTGGGCGCTCTCCGACGACGACCTGCTCGCGTGTCTCGACGCGACCCACGTGCTGGCGCAGCGGTTGGCTGCCGTCCAGCTCGGCCTGGTGCGCGAGGTCGACTCTCGCGGCCTCGCGGTCGCCCAGGGCGCCTCGTCCACCTCCGTCTGGCTGCGGGAACGGCTGAGGCTTTCCAGTCGCTCGGCCCGGCAGTTGGTCCAGCTCGCCGCCGCCGTCGACGCGGCACCGCAGGCGGTGCGTGACGCACTGCTCAGCGGCGCGATGACCGTCGAGCAGGGTCGGGTGGTGGCAGAGACGATCGCGGCCCTGCCGCCCGAGGCCGGCCCTGAGGTGGCGGACAAAGCCACTCAACTGCTGGTCAGCTGGGCCGACCGCTTCGATCCGACCATCCTCAGCCGGCTCGGGGAACGCGTCCTCACGCACGTCGCACCGGATCTGGCCGACCAGGCCGAGCTGGCCGCCCTCGAAAAGGCCACCGAGCGGGCCGTGGCCCGTCGGCACGTCACGCTCTCCGAGCAGCAGGACGGGCAGGTACGCCTCAGCGGCAACCTCGACACCGAAACCGCGAGCCTGCTACGGGAGGCGATCGACAGGCTCTGCGCCCCGGCCGGTGAGCACGACGACCGCAGTCCCGGTCAGCGCCGAGCGGACGCGCTGGGTGAGGTCTGTCGTTTGGCGCTGCGCACCGGCCAGCTGCCCGACAACGGCGGCGACCGGCCGCAGCTCGTCGTGACCGTGTCGCTGGACGAGCTGGTCAACGGCGTACGCGCCGGCACCCTGGAGACCGGAACACCCCTCACGCCGGGCGCGATCCGCCGTCTCGCCTGCGATGCGGGCGTGCTGCCGGCGGTGCTGGGCGGCGACAGTCAGGTTCTGGACGTCGGGCGCCAGCGTCGGCTCTTCAACGGCCCGTTGCGCCGAGCACTCGTGCTGCGCGACGGCGGTTGCGCCTTTCCTGGTTGTGATCGGCCATCCCGATGGTGCGACGGTCACCACGTCCGGCACTGGGCAGACGGCGGAGCCACCGCGCTGGGCAATGCCGTGCTGCTCTGCGGCCACCACCACCGGCTCATCCACCGCGGCGACTGGCTGGTCCGCATCGCGCCCGACAGCCGGCCGGAATTCCTCCCGCCCAGCTGGCTCGACCCGCTACGCGCACCACGACGCAACCTCTACCACCGGCGCTGCTGA
- the paaC gene encoding 1,2-phenylacetyl-CoA epoxidase subunit PaaC, whose protein sequence is MNGPFDFALGLGDDALIAAQRLAEWTTRAPEMEEDVALANIALDQLGAARLLLSYAGELESAGRDEDALAYLRDDREFRNALLVELPNGDFAVTMAKLFFLAAYQLPLYTALAGCADERLAAIGAKARKESAYHLDHGALWVKRLGDGTEESHRRMQAAVDQVWPYTHELFAADPAAPVDPATLRPAFDETVGAVLAEATLTLPGSGWAPAGGRTGVHTEHLAYLLAEMQVLHRAHPGAQW, encoded by the coding sequence GTGAACGGGCCCTTCGACTTCGCCCTCGGCCTCGGCGACGACGCGTTGATCGCCGCGCAGCGTCTGGCCGAGTGGACCACCCGCGCGCCGGAGATGGAAGAGGACGTGGCGCTGGCCAACATCGCCCTCGACCAGCTCGGCGCGGCCCGCCTGCTGCTGTCGTACGCGGGCGAACTGGAGAGCGCGGGGCGGGACGAGGACGCGTTGGCGTACCTGCGCGACGACCGCGAGTTCCGTAATGCGCTCCTGGTCGAGCTGCCCAACGGCGACTTCGCGGTGACGATGGCGAAGCTGTTCTTCCTGGCGGCGTACCAGTTGCCGCTGTACACGGCACTGGCCGGCTGCGCGGACGAGCGGTTGGCCGCGATCGGCGCGAAGGCGCGCAAGGAGTCGGCGTACCACCTCGACCACGGCGCGCTGTGGGTGAAACGGCTCGGCGACGGCACCGAGGAGTCGCACCGTCGCATGCAGGCCGCCGTCGACCAGGTGTGGCCGTACACCCATGAGCTGTTCGCCGCGGACCCGGCGGCGCCGGTCGACCCGGCCACCCTGCGGCCGGCGTTCGACGAGACCGTCGGCGCGGTGCTGGCCGAGGCGACGCTCACCCTGCCGGGAAGCGGCTGGGCGCCGGCCGGTGGACGAACCGGCGTGCACACCGAGCACCTGGCCTACCTGCTCGCCGAGATGCAGGTGCTGCACCGCGCCCACCCCGGAGCGCAGTGGTGA
- a CDS encoding WXG100 family type VII secretion target, giving the protein MSTEALHRNKTYFEQIVSGTPEPFKPLSNAVLWPFEQLLELVAGEPDDLMRAAQVCLDTGAAVREIAGDQIADRARLRGNWKGDAAESFHASMESVEKAIEELARGLDGTKDVLVEAANAAVDAFNLLVELILEFLLWFLTEVIIAAVAAALSAGVSLAATVVRVLARLATTVGRMVKIVARFAEVLTRLATRLGKVAGQLREYANTVMELKKRKKQYKLLTKGGWTPEGRAFQIEKFKTLFPGKFVINQVSPVNVPGFGGALLDTGVGLHDISDGQKDRNYLVDGTYSDDLGPYTKSVQNVFDSIVN; this is encoded by the coding sequence GTGAGCACGGAGGCGTTGCACCGCAACAAGACCTACTTCGAGCAGATCGTGTCGGGCACTCCGGAGCCCTTCAAGCCGCTCTCCAACGCGGTGCTCTGGCCGTTCGAGCAACTGCTGGAACTGGTCGCCGGTGAACCGGACGACCTGATGCGGGCGGCGCAGGTCTGCCTGGACACCGGCGCGGCGGTCCGGGAGATCGCAGGCGACCAGATCGCCGACCGGGCCCGCTTGCGCGGCAACTGGAAGGGCGACGCCGCAGAGAGCTTCCATGCCTCGATGGAGTCGGTGGAAAAGGCGATCGAGGAGCTGGCCCGAGGGCTCGACGGCACCAAGGACGTGCTGGTCGAGGCGGCCAACGCGGCGGTCGACGCGTTCAACCTGCTGGTCGAGCTGATCCTCGAGTTCCTGCTCTGGTTCCTCACCGAGGTGATCATCGCGGCGGTGGCCGCGGCGCTGAGCGCCGGCGTCTCGCTGGCAGCCACTGTGGTCCGGGTGCTGGCCCGGCTGGCCACCACCGTGGGTCGGATGGTCAAGATCGTCGCCCGGTTCGCCGAGGTGCTCACCCGCCTCGCCACTCGGTTGGGCAAAGTCGCCGGGCAGCTGCGCGAGTACGCCAACACCGTCATGGAGCTCAAGAAGCGGAAAAAGCAGTACAAGCTGCTTACCAAGGGTGGCTGGACGCCGGAGGGGCGTGCCTTCCAGATCGAGAAGTTCAAGACCCTCTTTCCCGGCAAGTTCGTCATCAACCAGGTCTCGCCGGTCAACGTTCCCGGCTTCGGCGGCGCACTGCTGGACACCGGTGTGGGCCTGCACGACATCTCCGACGGGCAGAAGGACCGCAATTACCTCGTGGACGGCACGTACAGCGATGACCTGGGCCCATACACCAAGAGTGTGCAGAATGTCTTCGACTCCATCGTGAACTGA
- a CDS encoding menaquinone biosynthetic enzyme MqnA/MqnD family protein — translation MAERIARPRVGHIQFLNCLPIYWGLMRSGALLDVDLHKDSPDRLSAALVAGDLDIGPITLLEYLKHADELLLLPDLAVGSDGPVLSVNMVSTRPLAELDGARVALGSTSRTGVMLAQLLLTEQYNVRPDYFRCPPDLTQMLLEADAAVLIGDVALRAYYEAPQRGLTVTDLGQAWREWTGLPMVFAVWAVRRDFAAAHPGMVKEVHEAFLRSRDLCLAELDQVAEAAARWETFDAETLATYFRTLDFSLGDRQVAGLREWARRATAIGEAPALPDGGPEFFAG, via the coding sequence ATGGCTGAGCGCATCGCACGCCCGCGGGTCGGGCACATCCAGTTCCTGAACTGCCTGCCGATCTACTGGGGTCTGATGCGCTCCGGCGCCCTGCTCGACGTCGACCTGCACAAGGATTCACCGGACCGGTTGAGCGCTGCGCTGGTCGCCGGCGACCTCGACATCGGCCCGATCACCCTGTTGGAGTACCTGAAGCACGCCGACGAGCTTCTGCTCCTGCCGGACCTGGCGGTGGGCAGCGACGGGCCGGTGCTCTCGGTCAACATGGTCTCCACCCGACCCCTCGCCGAGCTGGACGGCGCCCGGGTGGCGCTCGGCTCGACGTCGCGGACCGGGGTCATGCTGGCTCAACTGCTGCTCACCGAGCAGTACAACGTGCGGCCCGACTACTTCCGTTGCCCGCCGGACCTGACCCAGATGCTGCTGGAGGCCGACGCCGCGGTGCTGATCGGTGACGTGGCGCTGCGGGCGTACTACGAGGCGCCCCAGCGGGGCCTGACCGTCACCGATCTCGGGCAGGCGTGGCGGGAGTGGACCGGCCTGCCGATGGTCTTCGCCGTCTGGGCGGTCCGCCGCGACTTCGCCGCCGCCCATCCGGGCATGGTCAAGGAGGTGCACGAGGCGTTCCTGCGCTCGCGGGACCTCTGCCTGGCCGAGTTGGACCAGGTCGCCGAGGCGGCGGCCCGGTGGGAGACGTTCGACGCGGAGACGCTGGCCACGTACTTCCGGACCCTGGACTTCTCCCTCGGCGACCGTCAGGTCGCCGGGCTGCGCGAGTGGGCCCGGCGGGCTACCGCCATCGGCGAGGCCCCGGCACTGCCGGACGGCGGCCCGGAGTTCTTCGCGGGCTGA
- the paaB gene encoding 1,2-phenylacetyl-CoA epoxidase subunit PaaB codes for MTDHSPLWEVFVRARRGLSHTHVGSLHAPDAELALRNARDLYTRRQEGVSIWVVPAGAITASSPDEKDAFFDPAADKVYRHPTFYEVPDGVAHL; via the coding sequence ATGACGGATCACTCGCCTCTGTGGGAGGTCTTCGTGCGGGCGCGGCGCGGGCTGTCGCACACCCACGTCGGCAGCCTGCACGCCCCCGACGCCGAGCTGGCCCTGCGCAACGCCCGGGACCTCTACACCCGTCGCCAGGAGGGCGTGTCGATCTGGGTGGTGCCGGCCGGCGCGATCACCGCGTCCAGCCCGGACGAGAAGGACGCCTTCTTCGACCCGGCCGCCGACAAGGTCTACCGCCACCCCACCTTCTACGAGGTGCCGGACGGGGTGGCCCACCTGTGA
- the paaD gene encoding 1,2-phenylacetyl-CoA epoxidase subunit PaaD produces the protein MVNPREAAASVVDPEIRVITIDELGILRAVEEDPASGRVTVTITPTYTGCPAMDVIRADIRRALAVAGHADAEVRTVFSPPWSTDWISDGGRAKLAAAGIAPPAPVPAAGVVSLTLAVRCPQCGSPETEQVSRFGSTACKALWRCRSCSEPFDHLKAL, from the coding sequence GTGGTGAACCCCAGGGAGGCGGCCGCGTCGGTGGTGGACCCGGAGATCCGGGTGATCACCATCGACGAGCTGGGCATCCTGCGGGCGGTCGAGGAGGATCCGGCCAGTGGTCGGGTCACCGTCACCATCACCCCGACCTACACCGGCTGCCCGGCGATGGACGTGATCCGGGCCGACATCCGCCGCGCGCTCGCGGTCGCGGGCCACGCCGACGCCGAGGTGCGCACGGTCTTCAGCCCACCGTGGAGCACCGACTGGATCTCCGACGGTGGGCGGGCCAAGCTGGCCGCCGCCGGGATCGCCCCGCCGGCCCCGGTGCCGGCCGCCGGCGTGGTGTCGTTGACCCTCGCGGTCCGCTGCCCGCAGTGCGGTTCGCCGGAGACCGAGCAGGTCAGCCGGTTCGGCTCCACCGCGTGCAAGGCGCTGTGGCGTTGCCGTTCCTGCTCCGAACCCTTCGACCACCTGAAGGCGCTGTGA
- a CDS encoding YbaB/EbfC family nucleoid-associated protein, which yields MTFPALDRIEALARNLDGWQQQLADRMAELEQTSAEGVSDSGLVRVTAAADGKIVSAELNARAMRLDSYSLAEEFTAAANRAQEAAAAQVRELVGEVIGEPGAGPRRPGDHEERR from the coding sequence ATGACCTTCCCCGCCCTGGACCGCATCGAGGCGCTGGCCCGCAACCTGGACGGTTGGCAGCAGCAGCTCGCCGACCGGATGGCGGAGCTGGAGCAGACCAGCGCCGAGGGGGTGAGCGACTCCGGCCTGGTGCGCGTCACCGCCGCCGCCGACGGGAAGATCGTTTCTGCGGAGCTGAACGCGCGGGCGATGCGACTGGACTCCTACAGCCTGGCCGAGGAGTTCACCGCAGCCGCCAACCGGGCGCAGGAGGCCGCTGCGGCCCAGGTCCGGGAGTTGGTCGGTGAGGTCATCGGGGAGCCAGGTGCCGGCCCGCGCCGGCCCGGCGACCACGAGGAGCGCCGATGA